Part of the Ruegeria sp. TM1040 genome, CGACTTCTTTGGGTTATTGGAACGCATCGCAAAACTTGATGATCGCGGTCGGTTCGTTCCGGTTCAGATGGGCGCCTCTATGTGTTGCGACGATTACGGCGCTTTTGGCCTCGCGTTCAAATCCGCACCCGATCTGCTCAGCTCCTACGCGCGGGTAGAACGCTTTGGAAAGGTTGTCACCTCGATAGCTAATTTCCGTGTTAAACAGGTGGGACCCTCCGTTTTTATGGAAGTTGTTCAAGGAGGGGACCCGCGTCTTGGTCTTAGGATGACCAATGAACTGGCTTTGGCCGCTACGATGTCGCTCAGTCAGGAGGTCAGCAGCGAGGATTTTTCTCCCGTCGCCGTTCACCTCATGACGGAGCGCCCCGAAGTCGACGACGTGTATCACGCGCATTTTCGTTGCCCTGTTCACTTTGGCGCAGACCACGATGCGCTTGAGGTGGCTACCACGGCAGCTGTCCGGTCCAATCGTCTTTCCGACAATGGGATGTCCAGGTTTTTTGAGACACATCTCGACAACCAGCTTAGCCAAATCAGTGACAGGTCCGAACTGGAGCAGGGCATTCTGGATCAAATCGGCGAAGCGTTGAGCGAAGGTGTGCCCACGCTCGCCGAGATCGCCGGGTGTATGGGGATGAGCAGCAGAACCTTGCAACGCCGCCTGTCCGCAGAAGGTCTGGCTTACCAAGACCTGGTTTCAAGCGCGCGGAAATCACTCTCCGAACAGCTTTTGAGACGCACGGACTACGCTTTGGCAGAGATCGCCTTCCTGACTGGT contains:
- a CDS encoding AraC family transcriptional regulator → MGWISTVFVHKALDAAVSLASADEDARGKLFKSVGLDPSAPVDPGAMISDGDFFGLLERIAKLDDRGRFVPVQMGASMCCDDYGAFGLAFKSAPDLLSSYARVERFGKVVTSIANFRVKQVGPSVFMEVVQGGDPRLGLRMTNELALAATMSLSQEVSSEDFSPVAVHLMTERPEVDDVYHAHFRCPVHFGADHDALEVATTAAVRSNRLSDNGMSRFFETHLDNQLSQISDRSELEQGILDQIGEALSEGVPTLAEIAGCMGMSSRTLQRRLSAEGLAYQDLVSSARKSLSEQLLRRTDYALAEIAFLTGFSDQSTFTRAFKRWHQQTPANYRRGTPV